CAGCAACAGTGTTGTCATTCCCAGATACGACAGTGTTGTCGTTCCCGGATACAACATTGGTTCTACCAGATCGGACTTTGTTGTTGGTCCCGGATATGATAttgggttgttgttgttggagtGTTCTTCTGCTATGCTTCCCATACAATGGCATGTTAGTGAAAGCCATACCCAATGAACAACCAATGGTGGCGAAGCCCTTGAGCTGTATCAAACTCTTGGGTACATCGCCAACCAATAAATTGTCGGAGAGATCCAAATAGCATAGGTGATCAAGCTCGCCGATCCACGATGGGATGGTGCCGATCAGTTTGTTGCTGGCAAGGTTGAGCTCCTCCAGCTGCACGAGGCCTGCCAAGGATGCTCTAGGGATGGGCCCCGCAAGGCCACGCCCGGGTAGCCGAAGCCCCGTGACGCGTCCACTTGTGCCGTCACAGCTCACACCTTCCCAGCCGCAGCACGAGACACCGGTCCAAACAGCGCGTAGGAGCACGCCGCCACCACTGAGATtcccggcgaagccctgcagcgcaCGGAGGTCGTCGGCATGGCACGACGTAGCGCTAGCTGCCGGCAAGAGGAACGCCAAGAATTGGAGCAGCAGCCAGCATTTCGCCATGGATTCAGCTGAAGTATGCTATGTCTACACAAACACAACAACTATCGGTAAGAAACCTTGTTTGGGATGCAAGTGATTCGCAAGCGCTCTTGGCAAAAACTGCTCGGTCGTGCATGTTAtcttatagtgtgtgtgtgtgtaagcaCGCGTTGCAAGTGGTTCAGTAGTACTGTTAGTCCGTGGCCACAAGGACCACAAACTGCCTCCCAATTCAAACTTGGTTTTTGTTATCTTCTGTCGACTGAAATCCGTGGACTCAAGCTGCCACTCCTCTTACTCAATGCCAGTATGCAAGTAGCTAGAGAGAGGAGATTAATAATTGAGTGATCCCACTCCCTTATGCAAGCAGAGAGAGGGCTCTTGTCTTGTCACCCATGCCATGCCTGCCTAGGCAGAGTAATAATTGAGTGATCCCGTGCGACTACAGTTCCAGTGCACAGAGAGAAAGAGGGACACCGAAAAATCGTAGGAAGATATTATATGCGGACGTCAATGAATACGATGATGTGGATGACATGGAATGGCTCGGAAGAGACGACGCACTGTGACCGGCTTAATGCAAGGGCTGGGAAGAGACGATGCATTCTCACCAACCAAAAGTATCTTTTTTGCGTAGACCAACGTAAAGTAGCAATTAGCAAgcactaagagcatctacagccctgGATAGCAAATCCGGGCACTCAAACGTGGGCCACGTCCGCGAGCAGTGACAGATCACATCTAATTTTTTCTTCACACAGCCTGACACCTCAGTTAGCAAATCTTAAATCCATACAAAACACATGCAACGTACGTAAACGATGCAACATAGATCATCCGGCTACTACGTCATGACATGCCATCGCACTACCAAAAAATTGACATGTTTTACCTAGATATTAGCTATGGAGAAGATCATCCATGGCTGCCCATGCCCTTGCCAGTGCCTTTGCTGTCTTTCTCGCGAAAGTAGCGCTCGAAAACGGAAAATGGATCCAGCCGCATCTGCTCGTCGCCGGAGTTGTCCGACACGTCATTATCCTCCTTCAGCTCTTTGGGGGCAGTCCAGCCATGGCATGGAACCCCCGATTTTGCTCCCGCAAAGGGCGCGTGTGTTCCTTCGCTGCCGCTTCTGTAGGATGCAGGCACGTATTGGTTTCCTCCTCTATGGCAGCGCGCGCCGCCTTATCCGCCCCACCATGTCAGTAGCGAGGCGGGCCTCGGCCACCCTTATCCTCTCCTTTCCACGACGGACACACCGGTCCCTGTAGCACTCATACTCCAGCAGACCAGAGATGGGGAGGCTACCAGACTGCGACGATCTAGCCTGGGCCGAGCGCTGGAAAGATCCCCCCTTCGGTCTGGCGCAGTCCTCCTTGAAGTGGCCGAGTGCAATGCGGACGGCCATAGCCTCCTCTAACCCACACGGGACAGGACCTCACTCGACGGATCCCGACTTGCCGAAGGTAGATCCGCAACCCCCCATCCCCATGCCGGAGAAGGCCGGAGATCACCAGACTGGAGCTTACGTCGCGGAGTTGACTGGAGGGGAGTGGAGTGGAAAGGCTAGGGTTCGGTCCAACGAGCGGATGGGGGCCAATATATGTAGGGTTGGGGTGTGCCAGCGTGGGCCGACTCAGACGTGACGGACACGCTTGGTCGCGCCTGGGCCACCACATATCTACCCcagatttgggctggatatgaaggGTACCGGTAAGCCCGGGCGCTCGAGGCCAGTTTGAGGCGCCCGTCTGAGTCGCAGTTTTTTGACCGGTCACTGACCGGGTTGTCCGCTTGGGCATTTGAGGAGGGTTTGAGGCGCACGGCCGTAGATGCTCTAAGTTC
Above is a window of Triticum dicoccoides isolate Atlit2015 ecotype Zavitan chromosome 5B, WEW_v2.0, whole genome shotgun sequence DNA encoding:
- the LOC119312762 gene encoding LRR receptor-like serine/threonine-protein kinase FEI 2; this encodes MAKCWLLLQFLAFLLPAASATSCHADDLRALQGFAGNLSGGGVLLRAVWTGVSCCGWEGVSCDGTSGRVTGLRLPGRGLAGPIPRASLAGLVQLEELNLASNKLIGTIPSWIGELDHLCYLDLSDNLLVGDVPKSLIQLKGFATIGCSLGMAFTNMPLYGKHSRRTLQQQQPNIISGTNNKVRSGRTNVVSGNDNTVVSGNDNTVAGSNNTITTGSGNTVTGSNHVVSGSKHIVTDNNNVVSGIDNNVSGSFHTVSGSHNTVSGSNNTVSGSNHVVSGSNKVVTGG